In a genomic window of uncultured Flavobacterium sp.:
- the queG gene encoding tRNA epoxyqueuosine(34) reductase QueG, producing the protein MSINAKETYSKFIKSEAKRLGFLSCGISKAGFLEEEAPRLEKWLNNNHHGQMAYMENYFDKRLDPTLLVDDAKSVVSLLLNYYPEETQTQESFKISKYAYGQDYHFVIKEKLKEFLHSIQENIGDVSGRAFVDSAPVLDRAWAAKSGLGWIGKSGNLLTQKVGSFYFIAELILDLDLEYDHATTDHCGSCTACIDACPTQAIVAPHVVDGSKCISYYTIELKENIPYEMKGKFDEWMFGCDTCQDVCPWNRFSKPHSEPLFNPNPELLSFSKKDWIEITEETFRAVFKNSPIKRTKFDGLKRNITFLE; encoded by the coding sequence ATGAGCATTAATGCAAAAGAGACATATTCGAAATTTATAAAATCAGAAGCAAAACGCCTCGGTTTTCTTTCTTGCGGAATATCTAAAGCTGGATTTCTTGAAGAGGAAGCGCCGCGTCTTGAAAAATGGCTCAATAATAACCATCATGGCCAAATGGCTTATATGGAAAACTATTTTGACAAACGCTTAGATCCAACTTTATTAGTTGATGATGCTAAAAGTGTTGTTTCGCTTTTACTAAATTATTATCCGGAAGAAACTCAAACTCAAGAAAGCTTTAAAATCTCAAAATATGCTTACGGTCAGGATTATCATTTTGTAATCAAAGAGAAATTAAAAGAATTTCTGCATTCGATTCAGGAAAATATCGGAGACGTTTCCGGACGTGCTTTTGTTGATTCTGCGCCTGTTTTAGACAGAGCTTGGGCAGCAAAAAGTGGTTTGGGCTGGATTGGTAAAAGTGGTAATCTGCTAACTCAAAAAGTTGGTTCTTTTTATTTTATTGCCGAGCTTATCCTTGATTTAGATTTAGAGTATGATCATGCTACTACAGATCATTGTGGCTCTTGTACGGCTTGTATTGACGCTTGTCCTACGCAAGCAATAGTTGCTCCTCATGTGGTTGACGGAAGCAAATGCATCTCTTATTATACCATCGAGCTTAAAGAAAATATTCCTTATGAAATGAAAGGAAAATTTGATGAATGGATGTTTGGTTGTGATACTTGTCAGGATGTTTGTCCTTGGAATCGGTTCTCAAAACCTCATTCAGAACCTTTATTTAATCCGAATCCCGAATTACTTTCTTTTTCTAAAAAAGACTGGATCGAAATTACAGAAGAAACTTTTCGTGCTGTTTTTAAAAATTCTCCTATTAAAAGAACCAAGTTTGATGGTTTGAAACGTAATATTACCTTTTTGGAATAG